AAGAGGACAGGCGTGGTCAGTGACAGAAAGATATATCCTTCGATAGAGTATTAGCTCCTGTCGAGAGTCGCCACAAACTCACCCTCGAAGGCTCCAGCGATCTCTCCCTCGTACTGAAGAACAGAAGGTAAGACAATTCTCCCGATGCCCCGACGTTCCAGCATGCGCACAAAGCGCTTCCAATCTTCTGCAGCGGGAATGTGCGAGGTTGCGGTGAAGGCCCCCCACATGGGGCGCAGGTACTCCATGCTGTTGCGTTGGATCACGATGCCTGTGGAGATGCCTGCCAAGGAGAGGTGGACGTGCACCAGGGACCACGCTGCAAGAATAGCTACCGCCGACGCACTCCCTCCAAAGACAGTGTGCTGGTGGTTAATGTTTGGAGGAAGCGGCGCAGTGAGAACGACACTGTCTTCAGTAACAGAGACAACTGCAACCTCCATGACCTTGGACAGCGGGATGTTCTCATGCAGGTACTGCTGGAGTTCTGTAGGTGTCATGGTATCCCCGTTACGCGCTGAGGCTGTCCCGATGGAGGGTTGTGGTGCAATGTAGGCCGGGATAAGCCGCAGGCGTTCCCGGCATCTGCGCCAGCCGACAAAATCTCAGTTACTTGTACTCCTTCCACACAAGCCCAGTTTCCGTCCTGAACTTCGTTATGCTTTCGCTGTCCTCCAGACTTCCGCTGAAGCTGTTGTCATCGTCCCAGAGGATACCCTCAGGCATGAGCACCTTGAAAATGTAGCCGTTGCTCCCGAGCTTCCTGGTGCCGAGCTTCTTCACAATAGGCGCGCTGCTCGATCCGTGGATGGTAGTGACGCAACTCACCTCAGCCTGGCTGCTCATTTGCGCGCTGCGGAATTCGTAAATCCCGTCCGGCGCATTCTCTATAACAGCCTGAATGGTATTCACCCCGATCCGCAGGCACGTCGGCGAAAGCGTCTGGACCTTTTTCGCCTCTGCCGCCGTCTGTCCTTTCTTGTGGCGCGCCTTCGGATAAGGCCTGAAGAGAACCTGCACCGTCAGACCGTTCGCAGCTATCTCCTTCCCGCTTATCTGAAGCTCCAGCTCCCCTTTCTTGGGCGCAGGGAAAACGGGGTCAGGAGGTCGTGCCTGCGCCGTCGGGCCTTTCTCCCGCATCTCCTGCGCCGGCTTTGCCGGTGCCACCACAGCCCACCGCTTTGCGGGCGCGGCCTGCTGCACAGGGGCTGACGGCACCGCGCCCACTGGAGGCGGGGTGTGCCCCGCAACCGTCGAAGTCGCCGGAACTGAAGGTGCCGGCTTTGTTGCAGAGGTCCCCTTCCCCATCCCTGCCGTCGCCACTGAATCCCGTTTCGCTGGAGAGGAATGAGCCGTCGCTACCGGTTCCGGCTTGGCAGGTGCGGGAGGAGCCGTCGCTATCGGTTCTCGTTTGGCTTGTACAGGAGGAGTCGTCGCTATCGGTTCCGATTTCGCTGGTGCAGGAGGAGGCGTTGCTATCGGTTCCCGTTTGGCTGGTGCAGCAGGAGCCGGAATGACCTTCGCCTCGCGCTGCTGGGGACGCTCGCGCGCGGGGGGTGGCGCTGCAGGCTTGGGCTCGGGTACCGTGACGGGTTGCGCTGCAGGGGGCGGGACAATTTCAGGCGCAGCGGGCTTTTGCGGTGCCGGCAAAGGTGCAGCAGATGCGACTTCTTTTTTTGAGAAAGGAGAGGCGGAGGAAATTTTCTCGAATCGCGCGGATCCTGCTAAACGCTCCGTCGTTGGTGTCGCTCTCCCCTTCTCTGCGGAAGAGACCGTTTGGACCGGCTTTGCAGGCCGTCGTGCCGCTACAGGTGCGGCCTTCATCGCAAAGGTCTCCTCGCCGTCTGCTTCTTCACTTTCCACGGCAGCGGCCTCGTCCTGCGGCTTTGGATCCGATACCTCATCCATACCTTCAGGAGCATCAGAAATCTCTGCTAATACGCGCCCTGCAGGCTCCGATACCATGGAGACCCACACCACCTCCTGCTGAAGTGGCCACTCGACAAGGAAGAAGATCGTCAGAAGCAGGTGGACGCAGACGGAGCACGCTCCCGGCCAGAAGAACTCCCACGGATCAGTCGACTGACGATACCTGATGCGAACCTTCCGAGGGACCACGCGGACCTCCGGCAGACGTCATTGAAGCAGAAGCTGGAGAGTTGGAGAGCAACCTTTGCAAATACTAGCACTTCTTATAACAGGACAACTATCAGTCCGCAAAACACCTGATTCGATAATTAAAACCAGAAGCAACACACGCCTCATACCTATGACACGGAAAACCCCTCTTTTCATTGACGCTATGGAATCGTGCAGTTACATTGGCTCTGGCAAAAATCACTGGAGGCAGAGATGAAAGAGATAACGTGGGATGAATTCGAACAGGTAGAGCTTCGAGTTGGAACGATAGTGGAGGCTGAAGTTTTCCCTGAAGCCAGAAAGCCAGCCTACAAGATAGCCGCAGATTTTGGTCCGGAGATCGGCATCAAGAGGTCCAGCGCCCAGATTACCGACCTGTACAAGCCGGAAGAGCTGATAGGCCGCCAGATAGTCGGGGTGGTAAACTTCCCCGCCAAACGGATAGGCCCGGTGCAATCGGAATTTCTCGTCTGCGGCTTTTACCGCGAGGACCGCGCGGTAGTCCTGGCAGTGCCGGAGCGTCCGGTGCAGAATGGAGCAAAACTCGGCTAGATGTTGGGCTGTCAGACGAGCAGGGGCTAGAGCTTTAGTTCCTTCCGGATCTGTTTGATAATGTCCGAGGGAGAAAGTGCGACATCGACAACAACTGCACCCTCCCTCGGCTCCTCCAGTGTCTCGACCTGGCTCTCAAGGAGCTTCGGGTCGATGAAGTGACCACGCCGCTCCTGAAGGCGCCTGGCTATGAGGTCGAAGTCGCCGGTCAGCAGGACCAGTCTTGCATCCCCTTCAGCGCAGTCGAACAGGAGCTGGCGGTAGGGCTCCTTAAGCGCCGAGCAGGCGAGCACGGCGCTTCCATTCTCCTTCCGTACCGTGCGCAGCAGGTCGCACAGGACCTCCAGCCACGGCGCCCGGTCCTCATCCGTGAGGGGGATCCCCTGCCTCATCTTTTCGATGTTGTGGGGAGAGTGAAAGAGATCGGCGTCGTAGAAGTCCCAGCCGAGCTCCGCCGCCAGGAGCGTCCCGATCAAGGTCTTGCCCGCCCCAGATACTCCGGAAATGATCACAATCATGTAGTGATTGTACCGGCAGCAAAAGAAAAAGGCCGCCCGTTTCCGGGCGGCCGA
The DNA window shown above is from Geomonas sp. RF6 and carries:
- a CDS encoding tRNA-binding protein, giving the protein MKEITWDEFEQVELRVGTIVEAEVFPEARKPAYKIAADFGPEIGIKRSSAQITDLYKPEELIGRQIVGVVNFPAKRIGPVQSEFLVCGFYREDRAVVLAVPERPVQNGAKLG
- a CDS encoding YiiD C-terminal domain-containing protein, which encodes MTPTELQQYLHENIPLSKVMEVAVVSVTEDSVVLTAPLPPNINHQHTVFGGSASAVAILAAWSLVHVHLSLAGISTGIVIQRNSMEYLRPMWGAFTATSHIPAAEDWKRFVRMLERRGIGRIVLPSVLQYEGEIAGAFEGEFVATLDRS
- a CDS encoding gluconokinase; translation: MIVIISGVSGAGKTLIGTLLAAELGWDFYDADLFHSPHNIEKMRQGIPLTDEDRAPWLEVLCDLLRTVRKENGSAVLACSALKEPYRQLLFDCAEGDARLVLLTGDFDLIARRLQERRGHFIDPKLLESQVETLEEPREGAVVVDVALSPSDIIKQIRKELKL